GCGCGGCTGCCCCTACCACGGCCCTCCCCCGGAGGGGGAGGGAGCAGCAGCATCAGCGCTTGTTGCGGATCGGAATCTGCATTTCCTCGGGCTTGATCTCGCGCACCAGCTCGGGCACGCCCCAGGCGAAGGCCGGGTCGTCCTTGATGCGGAAGTGGTACATGCTCTGCATGGCCTGGTGGTCTTCGCGCCGGAAGGTCATCGTGCCCTTGGGCGTCTCGAAGCTCATGCCTTCCATGGTCTTGATGAGCTTGTTGGTAGCGGTGTCGCCGCCGGTCTTCTTCAGCGCGGTGACTATGGCCATGGCGGCCGAGAAACCGCCGGCGGTGAAGAAGTCCGGCGGGCTCTTGAACTCCTTGTAGTGCATCGCGACCATGGCGTCGTTCACCGGGTTCTTCGGGATGCCGAAGTAGTAGTAGGTTGCGCCCTCCATGCCCGGGAAGTTCTTGTAGGCGGCCATGGCCGGCAGGATGTTGCCGCCGGTGAACACCTCGATGCCGTAGCGCTTCTTCAGGTCTTGCGCGGCCAGGGCGTTGAAGGGCGGCGTGCCGCCGGCCCAGATGACCTCGATGGCCTTGCGTCCAGGCTTGTCCTTGAGCACGTCCACCAGGCGCTGGATGCCGGCGGTGAAGTCGGTGGTGGTCTGCGGCAGGTATTCCTCATGCACGATTTTTGCGTGCTTGAGCGCGTCCTTGAAGGCTTTGACGCCGTCGCGCCCGAAGGCGTAGTCCTGCGCCAGCGTGGCCACGGAGACGCCGTCCTTGTCCATCGCCACCGCGTTGCTGATCGCGTCCTGGCTGGAGTTGCGCCCCGTGCGGAAGATGTACTTGTTCCACTTGTCGCCGGTGATGGCATCGGCCACGGCGGGCTCGACCAGCAGGATCTTCTTGTATTCCTCGGCCACCGGCAGCATGGCCAGGGCCACGCCCGAGCTCGTCGGGCCCACGGCCAGATCCACCTTGTCGTCGGCATAGGCCGCGGCCAGCAGGCTCTTGCCCAGGTCGGGCTTGCCCTGGTCGTCCTTCTCGATGACCACGATCTTGCGCCCGTCTATGCTCATGCTGCCCTGCGTGGCGTAGTTCAGCCCCATCATCAGCCCGGTTTGCGTCTGCTTGCCATAGGCCTCCAGCGGGCCGGTCTTGCTGTAGACGTGGGCTATGCGGATGTCCTTGGATTGGCTGAATGCCGGCAAACCGACGGCGGTGGCAAGTGCGGCCAGGGCGACCAGGGTACGACGTTGCATGAGAGAGCCTCCTGTATGGGATGGCAGATGCCAATGCACGAGCCGTGCCAGGCCCAGGCTGCCCGGAAAACGCCGGGTTCTTGGCTTGCAATGTCTCTCAATCAGACGATGTCGTGTTCACAATCAAGACATTTGTCTGCAATTCGGACACTCTGCTCACAAGGCGGGCTTTAGTCCGGCACGACGCCGGAGCGCATCTGGCGCTCCAGCTCATGGCGCATGATCTTGCCCGTGGTGCTGCGCGGCAGGAAATCGTCCTGCACGAAGTGCACTTCCCTGGGCACCTTGTAGCCGGCGATCTGCGCGCGGCACAGCTCGGTCAGCGCCTGTGCGGTGAGCGAGGCGTCCTTGCGCACCACGTAGGCGACGGGCACCTCGCCCCATTGGGCGTCGGGGCGGCGCACCACCACCGCGTCGGCCACGCGCGGCTCGGTCAGCAGCACGCGCTCGATCTCGGCGGGGTAGATGTTCTCGCCGCCGGACTTGATCAGGTATTTGCGCCGATCCACGAAGGACAGCGTGCCGTCCGGGTTGCGCACGAACACGTCGCCCATGTGAAACCAGCCGCCGCGAAAGTCCTCGGCATTGGCCTCGGGGTTGTTCCAGTAGCCGGAAAACAGCGTGGGGCCGCGCATCGCCAGCTCGCCCGGCTCGCCGTCGGCCACCTCGCGGTCGTCGGCATCCACCAGCTTGATGCGGCAAAAGCTGCTCTGGATCTTGTTCAGGCTGGCGGGCACATGGCCGACCGCGATGGTGTGGCGCGTGGCCGGCGGCAGCCCGGTCTCGGTCGAGCCAAAGGTGTTCAGATAGGGCGCGCCCACGAGGCGCGTGACCTCGGCAATCTGCTCACGCGGCACCAGATCGGCCATCACGCCGACCCAGCGCATGCCGGCCACCGGCTGGCCGCTGGCGCGCAAGGCGTCCAGAAAGGGCCCGATCATGCCGGGCATGAGCGTGAAGCGCGCCAGGCGCTCGCACACCGCGATCCGCGCCAGCTCCGGCGCGTCAAACCCGTCGGTGACGATCACCTTCGCGCCCTGGATCAGCGTCATGAACACCGTGTCGGTGGAGACCATGTGAAACAGCGGCGCCCAGGCGACGAAATGCTCGTCGGGCGTGCTCGGCAGGTCGATCATCTGGTTCTGCGCGCGCGCGATCTCGGCGCGCTGGCTGATCAGCGCCCCCTTGGGCATGCCGGTGGTGCCGCTGGTGTAGAGGATGACCACGCCGTCCTCGGGCTCGCATTCGTCGGGCACGGCGTCAGCGCTCTGAACGGCAAGCGCTGCTTCGTATTCAGCGCCGAAGCTCAGGCTGGGCGCCAGCTCAGCGTAGCGTGCGGCAATGTCGGCATGGCGCGCCGAGGCATGGATGAGTTTGGGCGTGACCAGGCTCAGGCAGTGGTGCAGCTCGCGCTCGGCCAGGCGCCAGTTCTGGCAGGCGGCAATCACGCCGAGCTTGGCCGCAGCGACCAGCACCTCGACGTATTCCAGGCAGTTCTGCGCGAGCACCGCCACCCGGTCGCCCCGCCCTATGCCGCGCGACATCCAGTAGCGGCACAGGCGGTTGCTGCGCGCATCCAGCTCGGCGTAGCTCCATTGGTGCTCGCCCTGCTGCAGCGCGATGCGCTCAGGGCCCATGCGCACGCTCAACGCAAAAAGTGCGCCCAGCGTCAGGCCAGAGGCCTGGCGCGCAAGTTCAAAATCCACCGGCGACGCGGCCTGCTGCTCGGGCATCTCTTTGTCTCGCATTCCAAGTTGACGCCCCGCATCATGCGCCAAAACCCGTCCACGCCAAAGGGCCGGCCCGCGAGCGGCCGCCCTCCGGCGCAGCGACGGTCAGCTACTGGCCGCTGCGTATCAGGTGGTCAAACGCCGCCAGCGCCGCAGTGGCGCCCGCACCCGCGGCGATCACGATCTGCTTGAAAGGCACCGTGGTGCAGTCGCCCGCGGCAAACACGCCGGGCACGTTGGTCTGGCCGCGCGCATCGACCATGATCTCGCCGGTATGGGACAGCTCCACCGTGCCCTTGAGCCAGTCGGTATTGGGCAGCAGGCCGATCTGCACGAAGACGCCCTCCACCTCCAGACGCTGCTGCACCCCGCTGATGCGGTCCTTCCAGGCCAGGGCGTTGACCTTGCCGCCTTCGCCCAGCACCTCGGTGGTCTGGGCGTTCAGGATCACGTCCACATTGGGCAGGCTCTTGAGCTTCTTTTGCAGCACCGCGTCGGCCTTGAGCTCGGGCATGAACTCCAGCACCGTGACGTGCGCGACCACTCCGGCCAGGTCGATCGCCGCCTCGATGCCGGAATTGCCGCCGCCAATCACCGCCACGCGCTTGCCCTTGTACAGCGGGCCGTCGCAGCTCGGGCAGTAGGCCACGCCCTTGGTGCGGTATTCGTCTTCGCCGGGCACGCCCATGTTGCGCCAGCGCGCGCCGGTGGACAGCACCACGGACTTCGCCTTGAGCACACCGCCGTTTTCCAGCTCCACCTCGATCAGGCCGCCAGGCGTAGCCGCGGGCCGCAGCGCCTTGGCGCGCTGCAGGTTCATCACGTCCACCTCGTATTCGCGCACATGCTGCAGCAGGGCAGCGGAAAACTGCGGCCCCTCGGTGTGCGGCACCGAGATGTAGTTGTCGATATCGAGCGTGTCGTTCACCTGCCCGCCAAAGCGCTCTGCGACCACGCCGGTGCGTATGCCCTTGCGCGCCGCGTACACCGCCGCCGCTGCACCCGCCGGGCCGCCGCCGACGATGAGCATGTCGAACGCCTCCCTGGCCGAGAGCTTTTCGGCGTCGCGCCGGGCCGCGCCGGTGTCGAGTTTGGCAACGAACTGCGCCAGCTCCATGTGGCCGGCGGAAAACATCTCGCCGTTCAGGTACACCGTGGGCACGGCCATGATCTCGCGCTCGTTCACTTCCTGCTGGAAGGCGCCGCCCTCGATCACCGTGGTCTTTATCTTCGGGTTCAAGATGGCCATGAGCGAGAGCGCCTGCACCACGTCCGGGCAGCTATGGCAGGTGAGGCTCATGTAGACCTCGAAGTGCAGCTCGCCCTCGAGCTGCCTGACCTGCTCCAGCAAATCGGCCTCTTGCTTGGGCGGGTGTCCGCCCGACCAGAGCAGGGCCAGCACCAGCGAGGTGAATTCATGCCCCAGCGGCAAGCCGGCAAAGCGCAGCCGCCCCTCGTCGCCCTCGCGCACCAGCGTGAACGAGGGCTTGCGCGCGTCCTGCCCATCCTCGCGCAGCGTGATCATGTCGGGGCGCATGCCGGCAATGGTTTGCAGCATTTCGCGCATCTCGGCCGAGGTCGCGTCGTCGCCCAGCGAGGCCACCAGCGTGAACGGCCGCACCACGCGCTGCAGATAGGCGGCAAGCTGGGTTTTGAGTTGGTCATCAAACATGTTTCTTCTCCTCCACGGGGCGGTTCGGGGCATGAAAAAGCCGGACGGCAAGGCGCACGCGCGCCCTGCATCCGTCCGGCAGGCGGCGGGTGTCGCTCAGATCTTGCCGACCAGATCCAGCGAGGGCGTCAGCGTCTTCTCGCCTTCCTTCCACTTGGCCGGGCACACCTGGTCGGGGTGGGCGGCGGTGAACTGGGCGGCCTTGAGCTTGCGCAGCGTCTCGGTCACGTCGCGGGCGATTTCGTTGGAGTGCACTTCCATGGTCTTGATCACGCCATCGGGGTTGATCACGAAGGTGCCGCGCAGCGCCAGGCCTTCTTCAGGAATGTGCACGCCAAAGGCGTTGGTCAGCTGGTGCGTGGGGTCGCCCACCAGCGGGAACTTGGCCTTGCCCACGGCGTCGGAGGTTTCGTGCCAGACCTTGTGCGAGAAGTGCGTGTCGGTGGTCACCGCATAGACTTCGGCGCCGGCCTTCTGGAACTCGGCGTAGTGCTCGGCCGCATCTTCGATCTCGGTCGGGCAGTTGAAGGTGAAAGCCGCCGGCATGAAGATCAGCACCGACCACTTGCCCTTGAGCGTTTCATCGGTCACTTCGATGAACTCGCCCTTGCCACCGCGATTGACGTAGGCATTGACCTTGAAGGGCTGAACCTGGGTGTTGATGAGAGACATGCATTACTCCTTGTGAAATGGGCTAAGTACAAACCCTAGAATAAAGCCGAAGCCCGATTTGTCAATTTGATATAGCCAATTTTCATGATTGGTTTGCTCAATCTCCGCGGCGCACCGCCCGCCATTTCCATCGCGGCGCAGCGCGCTTGTCATCACCGCGAGGCGCACCCACAATCGTGCGTGCCCACCCGTCCCACAGCAAGGAGTCCACATGCAAGGCGACCCCCAAGTCATCCACTGGCTGCAGGCGCAGCTCAAGAACGAACTCACCGCCACCAACCAGTACTTCATGCACTACCGGCTGCTCAAGCACTGGGGGTTCGACCGCCTGGCGAAGAAGGAGCGTGAAGAATCGATAGGCGAGATGAAGCACGCAGACCGGCTCATGGACCGCATCCTGATGCTCGACGGCCTGCCCAATCTGCAAGACTTGGGCAAGCTGCAGATCGGCGAAGACGTGCCCGAAATCCTGCAGTGCGACCTGCGCCTGGAGCGCGCCGCGCAGGACACGGTCAAGCAAGGCATGGCCCATTGCGAGAGCGTGCGCGACTACGCCTCGCGCGATCTGCTGGGCGACATCCTGCGCGACACCGAAGAGCACATCGACTTCCTGGAAACCCAGATCGAGGTGCTCGCCAAGGTAGGCGTGCAAAACTACCTGCAATCGCAAATGGGCAGCGTGGACTGAGCACGCCCCGCGCCCCGGTCGCGCTCGTGCGGGCGCCGGTGCGGGGCACTCGGCCCGACGCTCTAGAATCGGTTGGTGCTGCAGCGCACCATTGCGCCGGCTGCAGCCCACCTGCACGAAGGAGACGCCAGTGCCAGACAAGACCACCGAGCAGCAGACGCCGCAAGCCGGCGCGCCGCGCACCATCAAGAAGTACCCCAACCGGCGCCTCTACGACACCTCCACCTCCACCTACATCACGCTGGCCGAGGTGCGCCAGCTCGTGATCGACGGCGTGCAGGTACAGGTGCGCGACGCCAAGTCGGGCGAAGACCTCACGCGCTCCATCCTGCTGCAGATCATTCTCGAAGAGGAAGCGGGCGGCACGCCCATGTTCACCGAGGCCGTGCTGGCCAACATCATCCGCTTCTACGGCCACGCCATGCAGGGCTTCATGGGTGCCTATCTGGAAAAGAACGTGCAGATGTTCACCGAGGTGCAGGCCCGTCTGGCCGAGCAGGCCAAGACCGTCACGCCCGAGATGTGGAGCCAGTTCATGAACCTGCAGTCGCCGATGATGCAAAACCTCATGGGCAGCTACATCGAGCAATCGCACAACATGTTCCAGCACATGCAGGAGCAGATGAACAAGCAGACCGAGCAGATGCTCGGCGCCTTCGGCATCAAGAAGCGCTGAGCGCGGGCCGGCGGCGGCAAAGAGCCGACTGGCACTGCGGCAATTGCTTGGTGTTACGCTTTTTGCTCCTTCGAACCGACCCAGCGCACCGCCATGACCCGCACCGACTCCGCCGTGCTCCAAACGCCGCCCCGCCCTGTTTCCCTGCCGCGGCGGCTGGCGCTGGATGCGGGCGGTCCGCAGGCGTTTCGCCGGGCGCTGCGCAGCTATTTCGTCGAGACCTTCGACGCCACCGAGTCGCTGTTTCGCACCCTGGCCCGTGACGAGGCCTGGTACCAGCGCCCGATCACGCTGCGCCATCCGCTGATCTTCTACTACGGACACGTTGCGACCTTCTTCGTCAACAAGCTCATGCTCACGCGCATGATCGACGAGCGGCTGGACCCGCACCTGGAGTCGATCTTCGCCGTCGGTGTCGACGAGATGAGCTGGGACGATCTGGACGACGCGCACTACGACTGGCCGCCCGTCGCGCAGGTGCGGGCCTACCGCGAGCGGGTGCGCGCCCTGGTGCTCGAGCTGATCGACAAGGCGCCGCTCACGCTGCCGGTGAACTGGGACAACCCCTGGTGGGCCATCGTCATGGGCGTGGAGCACGAGCGCATCCACATAGAGACCTCTTCGGTGCTGATCCGCCAGCAGCGCCTTGAATGGCTGCGCGAGCGGCCTGACTGGCCGGCCTGCCCGGACAGCGGCCCGGCGCCGCAGAATTCTCTGGTCGCAGTGCCCGCAGGCCATGTGCGCCTGGGCAAGCCTTTTGACAGCCCGCACTATGGCTGGGACAACGAATACGGCCACCACGAAGCCGACATCCCCGCCTTTGAGGCCGCCCGCCTGCTGGTGAGCAACGGCGAATTCCTCGACTTCGTCAAGGCCGGCGGCTATGGCAACGACGCCTTCTGGGACGACGAAGGCCTGCGCTGGCGCGACTACGCCAAGGCCGAGCACCCGAGCTTCTGGCTGCGCAAGGGCGCGCACTGGCATCTGCGCCTGCTGACCCGCGAGGTGCCCATGCCCTGGAACTGGCCGGTAGAAGTCAACTGCCTGGAGGCGCGCGCCTTCTGCCGCTGGAAGTCGCAGGAAAGCGGTCTCACGGTGCGCCTGCCGACGGAAGACGAATGGCAGCGCATCCTGGCCACGAGCGACTGGCAGCTCAACGACGGCGCGCCGGCCAATGCCAATCTCTATCTGGAGCATTGGGCCTCGCCCTGCCCGGTCGATCGCTTTGCGCACGGCGCCTTCTGCGACGTGGTCGGCAACGTCTGGCAGTGGACCGAGACACCCACCTACCCCTTCGAGGGCTTCAAGACCCACCCGATCTACGACGACTTCACCACGCCTACCTTCGACGAGCGCCACAACCTGATCAAGGGCGGCTCCTGGGTGTCGACCGGCAACGAGGCCGAGCCCGCATCGCGCTACGCCTTCCGGCGCCACTTCTTCCAGCACGCCGGGCTGCGCTACGTGGTGAGCGACGCGCCCATCGTCTCGCAAACCTCGCACTACGAGACCGACGAGCTCGTCACCCAGTACATGGAGTTTCACTACGGCGCCAAGTACTGGAATACGGCCAACTTCCCCAAGGCCGTGGCGGAACTGGCGATTGCGGCCGTGGGCGAAGGCCCGCGGCGCAGCGCCATGGACCTGGGCTGCGCCGTCGGGCGCAGCGTGTTCGAGCTGGCGCGCCACTTCGAGCAGGTAGTGGGCGTGGACTTTTCCGCACGCTTCATCGACCAGGGCGTGGCGCTGGCGCGCGGCGACGCGGTGCGCTACACCGTCACCGACGAGGGCGAGCTGCTTGAATACAAGGCGGTCAAGCTTGCCGACATGGGCTTGGCAGACAGTGCCGCGCGCGTGCAGTTCTGGCAAGGCGACGCCTGCAACCTCAAGCCCGGGTTCAGCGGCTACGACCTGATTCTTGCGGCCAATCTGATCGATCGGCTCTACGACCCGGCGCGCTTCCTGCAGATGGTGCACGAGCGCCTGAACCCGGGCGGCCTGCTCGTGCTGGCTTCGCCCTACACCTGGCTTGCCGAGCACACGCCGCGCGACAAATGGCTGGGCGGCTTCAAGAAGGACGGCGAGAGCTGGCGCACGCTCGATGCGCTGCGGGCGCTGCTGGGCGCGCACTTCGAGATGGTCGGCACGCCGCGCGAGCTGCCCTTCGTGATACGCGAGACGCGCCGCAAATTCCAGCATTCGCTGTCCGAAGTGACGCTCTGGAAGCGCGTGCGCTGAAGCGCACCAAAGCACTGCGCGGCCCTCCCCTTTTTTCATGCGACGCCCCCGCTCGTGTCCCGGCCTGCTCCGCGCTCTGGCGCTGCTGGCGTGCGCCGCCGCCGTGCCTTGCGGCGCGCAAGCCGGCACCGAACCGCCCGCGGCCGCAGTGGTGCGCCCCGCCAGCGCGCCCGCACCGCTGGCGCGCGAGCTGCGCTACAAATCAAGCGGCCCCGAGGTGCGCGAGCTGCAGATACGCCTGCGCCACGCCAGATTCCTTGCCACCTACGACGCGCACGACAAGTTCGACGGCAAGACGCGCGCCGCAGTGGAAAAATTCCAGCGCGAGCACGGCCTGCGCCCGAGCGGCGTCGTCGACCAGGCTACCTGGGACTTGCTGCGCCAGAAGTCGCACGAGCCGACCGCGGCCGAGCTCAACAACACCGATGTCGGCCCCTGGTTCACCGGGCCGCGCCATGCGGCCTTCATCATGGAGCTGCAATCGCGCCTGAAGCAGGCGGGCAGCTACCGCGGCCCGATCAACGGCGAGCTCGACCGCGCCACGCTCGACGCCATCGCCGCATTCCGGCTGAGAGTGGGCCTGCCCGCCGCCGAGGTCATGGACGAGCGCACCTGGGCGCGGCTGCTGCCGCTCACGCGCAACCCCGGCTACAAACAGCTCTTTGACGCGCCGCCCGAGAGCCACGCGGACCAGCAACTCGATCCGCGCTGCACCAGTGGCAAGGTGGTGTGCATCTCCAAGGCGCAAATGAAGCTCTCCTACGTGGTCGACGGTCAGATCAAGTTCACCCGCGAGGCGCGCTTTTCCCGCCCGGGCTGGGACAGCCCCGAAGGCGAATTTCGCATCTGGTACATGAACCGCGACACGGTCTCGGCCATCTTCGGCGAGCGCACGCCCATGCCCTACGCCATCTTCTACGACGGCAACGTGGCCATCCATTTTTCCGACGACTTTGCCGACAACGGCTACGCCAGCGGCTCGCACGGCTGCACCCAGATGCGCGACTACCAGGCGGCCAAGTGGCTCTACGAACAGGTCAAGGTGGGCGACCGCGTCGTGGTCTACCCTTGAGCCGAGGCCGCCATCGCGCCCGCCGGCTGCAGGCGGCACACGCGCGCAGTACCCTTGCCTGAGCAAGGAGTGAAGACATGGCACAAACCCAATGGCAGGAGCGCGCCAGCGGCGCATTGATGGGCGCGCTCGTCGGCGAGGCGCTGGCGGTGGGGCCGCACTGGTATTACGACCTCGATGCGCTGCGCGCCGCCTACGGAGACTGGATCAGCGACTACACCACGCCCAGGCCCGGGCACTACCACGACGGACTGAAGGCGGGCGAATCCTCGCAGGCCGGGCTGCTGCTGGAGCTGACCATGCGCTCGCTGGCGGACTGCGGCCGCTACGACGAGGCCGACTTCTGCCAGCGCCTGGACCGCGACTTCTTCCCGCTGATCGACGGCACGCCCAAGCACGGGCCGGGCGGCTACACCAGCCAGTCGATGCGCGAGACCTGGCGCCTGCGCGTGGCTCTGGGCAAACCCTGGGGCCAGGTGGCCGGCTGGGCGGACACCACGGAAGCGGCCGAGCGCGTGCTCGCCATCGCGGTGCGCAATGCCCGCGACCCGCTGGCCCTGGCGCGCGACGTGAGCAGCAACACCGCACTCACGCAGCAGGACGCCTGCGTCGCCGCCATGACCACCGCATACGCGCTGGCGCTGGGGCAACTGGTGCAGGGCGCGCGCCTGGACGGCCAGATCAGCGAGCGGCTGATGGTGCTGGTGCGCGACGGCAAGCTGCCGTTTCACAGCGTCACCCGCCCGGACGGCGCCGGCGTGCCCGACGGCCCGGAGCGCCCGCGCCAGGCGGGGCAATTCCCCTCGCCCGACGCGCTCATAGGCATGGGCTACATCGCCGGCGCGGCGCTGGATGCGGGCGTGCGCATCGAGCCGGCCTGGAAGGTCTCGCAGGTCTATGGCATGCCTTGCGCGGTCTACCACCAGTTCCCGGCGGTCTACCACCTGGCCGCGCGCTTTGCCGACGATTTTGAAAGCGCGGTGCTGCATGCGGTCAACGGCGGCGGGCAGAACCAGGCCCGCGCGATGCTGACCGGCGCGCTGGTCGGCGCCATGGTCGGCCTGCAAGGCATTCCCGAGCGCTTCATCACGGGGCTCGACCGCCATGAAGAGCGCCTGCAGCTCGCCCGGCGCATCGCTGCGCAGTCCGAGGCGGCCTGACGCTGCCAGGAGCGAGACACGGCGCGCGAGGCAAGATAACGAGCGCACCCAGGGCTGGATGGCTGTTGACTCAGAGCAAGGCCGGCTCGTCGGGCAACTCGTTGTCCACGCCCGCCGGCCCAGGCCCGGAGCGCGGAAAGTGCTGTTCGAGCAGCGCTGAGACCTCGGCGAGCGCGGCGCCCAGGCCGTCCTCGACCTGGCCCGCCTGCAAGGCCGTGGCCAGGCGCGCGAGCATCGCATCCCATTGCGCTTGTGGCACCACGCGCGCCAGAGCGCGGTCGGCGACGATCTCGATCGCGCGTTCGGCCAGCAGCAGGTAGATCAGCACGCCGTTGTTGCGCTCGGTGTCCCAGACGCGCAGCAGCGAGAACACCGTGAGCGCGCGCCCGCGCACCACCTGCGCCAGCGCGCGGCGGTGCAAAAGATGGCGCCACAGGTCGGCACCGGGCAGCGCCGCTTCGACGCACACGCGCAGCTGGCCGGTGTGCCGCGCCTCGCTCGCGGCCACCTTCTGGCGCAAGCGCTCGAGCACGGCTGCGGGCAGCGCCTGCCGCGCGCCGCGGGCGTTCATCCAGACGTGGCGCAGCCAGCGCCGCAACAAGGTCCACATGCTCGTCCTGCCTTCGCGCATCACCAGCTTCCGCTGGCGCCACCGCCGCCAAAATCACCGCCGCCGCCCGAGCTGAAGCCGCTGTCCGAGCCGCTGCCCCAGCCCGAGTCCGCGCCGCCGGTCCAGCGGATGCGATCGCCCTCAAACCCGCCCGCGCCGCCTGCCGAATGCGACCCGCGCCGCGTCGCGCGCAGCACGGTCCACATCATGGTCAGCAAAAACAGCATGGCGCTCCAGCCGATCAGCAGGTCCACGTTCTCGCCGCTGGGCGCGCCGCTCACGAGCAGCAGTCCCGCAGCGCCCACGCCCCAGATTGCCGCCAGCCGCAGGCCGAACAGGAAGTACAGCAGCGCCAGCACCACCGCCGCCAGGCCCAGCGCCGTCGCAAGGTCGTCGTCCTGGGCCTGGGCGCCGTCCTGGCCTGGTTTGGCCAGGGCCGGCTCACCGGCGATCAGCGCCGAAATGCGCTCGACGGCGTCGCCCAGGCCCTGGGCAAACCGGCCCTGGCGAAAGGCCGGCGTCAAGACATCGTCGATGATGCGCTTGGCCGCGATGTCGGGAACGCTGCCCTCCAGCGCCTTGGCCACTTCGATGCGCATGCGCCTGTCGTCCTTGGCGACGATGAGCAGCAGGCCGTCGCCCACCTCGCGGCGCCCGAGCTTCCAGGTGTTCGCCACCCGGTTGGCGTAGGCGGCAATGTCCTCGGGGGCGGTGCTCGGCACCAGCAGGAGCACCGCCTGGGCGCCGTGGGCGTTTTCCAGCGCCTCCAGCCGGCCGGAGAGATCTTCGAGCTCGGATGCGGACAAGGTATTCGTCTGGTCTATCACCCGGCCCGTCAGCGGCGGCACCGCAAGCAGCTGCGCCCAGGCGAGCGGCAGCGCGCAGACCAGCAAAAGCATAGCTGTCAGCGCATGTCCAGCATGGGCAAACGGCACTTTTTATCCTCAATCTTCAGCGAGAGTCACTGGGTGCTGAAATCCACCTTGGGCGGGCTTGTGATCGCCGCCTCGTTGGCCACGGTGAAATTGGGCTTGGCGCTGTAGTCAAACACCTTGGCGGTGAGATTGCTCGGGAAGCTGCGCACCAGCACGTTGTACTCCCTGACCGCATCGATGTAGCGCCCGCGTGCCACCGCGATGCGGTTTTCTGCGCCTTCGAGCGCCACGCGCAGATCGGCAAATGCCTTGTTGGCCTTGAGATCGGGGTAGCGCTCCACCGTGACCATCAGGCGGCTGAGCGCGCCCGAGAGCTCGCCCTGCGCGGCCTGGAACTGCTGCAAGGCTTGAGGGTTGCCCAGCAGTTCGGGCGTGAGCTGAATGCTCGAGGCCTTGGCGCGCGCCTCTATTACCTTGGTAAGCGTCTCCTGCTCGAAATTGGCCTCGCCCTTGACGGTAGCCACCAGGTTGTCGATCAGGTCGGCGCGGCGCTGGTACTGGTTGAGCACCTCGCTCCAGGCAGAGTTGCTGGCTTCATCGAGCCGCTGGAAATCGTTGTAGCCGCAGGCCGTCAGCATGCCGGCCAGCATCAACAGGGCAAATGCCCGAAAGAAACGCATCATCATGTTGCCTGCTCCTCTCCGTGCCGTAATTCAGCGCAGCGGCGCCTGCTGCAGTTCGCCCGCCTGCCACACGCGCCAGCGCAGTTGCATGCCCTCGGGCACGAAGACCACCACCGGCAGCTTGCTGTTGTAGCGCAGCAGCAGCGGCTCGGCCTGCACGAAGCCCGGTTTTTCAGTGCCCGGCGGGCACATCATCATGGTCGTGCGCACCTGGCCCTGGCTCTTGAGCACCCAGTAGGTATAGCCCCAGCCGGGCACGTCTTGCGCCTGAAAGCCGCCGTCCATGCCGCGCGCGTTGCAGTCCAGCGTCATGGCCTTGCCGCCGATCAGCTCCAGCTTGCGCGTGCTCTCGTCGGCCAGCGCGGGCAGCTCGATCACATGGCGCTCGTGGCCCGGCAAAGCCGCCGGGAAGGCCTTGAGTTCCTTGGCGAGATCGGCCGACGCTGGAACGGGTTGGGCCGCGCAGGCGGTGAGCAGCAGCGCCAGACACGGCCAGGCTGCGCGTTGAAGGGGTTTGGATAAACAGTTCATGCCATGCACTGTAGCCGCGTGCC
The DNA window shown above is from Comamonas sp. NLF-1-9 and carries:
- a CDS encoding YgcG family protein, whose protein sequence is MPFAHAGHALTAMLLLVCALPLAWAQLLAVPPLTGRVIDQTNTLSASELEDLSGRLEALENAHGAQAVLLLVPSTAPEDIAAYANRVANTWKLGRREVGDGLLLIVAKDDRRMRIEVAKALEGSVPDIAAKRIIDDVLTPAFRQGRFAQGLGDAVERISALIAGEPALAKPGQDGAQAQDDDLATALGLAAVVLALLYFLFGLRLAAIWGVGAAGLLLVSGAPSGENVDLLIGWSAMLFLLTMMWTVLRATRRGSHSAGGAGGFEGDRIRWTGGADSGWGSGSDSGFSSGGGGDFGGGGASGSW
- a CDS encoding LemA family protein; its protein translation is MMMRFFRAFALLMLAGMLTACGYNDFQRLDEASNSAWSEVLNQYQRRADLIDNLVATVKGEANFEQETLTKVIEARAKASSIQLTPELLGNPQALQQFQAAQGELSGALSRLMVTVERYPDLKANKAFADLRVALEGAENRIAVARGRYIDAVREYNVLVRSFPSNLTAKVFDYSAKPNFTVANEAAITSPPKVDFSTQ
- a CDS encoding ecotin family protein, whose amino-acid sequence is MNCLSKPLQRAAWPCLALLLTACAAQPVPASADLAKELKAFPAALPGHERHVIELPALADESTRKLELIGGKAMTLDCNARGMDGGFQAQDVPGWGYTYWVLKSQGQVRTTMMMCPPGTEKPGFVQAEPLLLRYNSKLPVVVFVPEGMQLRWRVWQAGELQQAPLR